GGTTGTAGTCGGAACATATCGGATAATATAATCAAGATGACCGTATACATGGAAACCTTGATAAGCCTTACAATTCTCAATAATTGATTCAAAATATCTTCGTATCCCATCTTCATTAGAACGATTTTCCCAATACTCAGGGTAGTATGGGTCCCAATGATCTACCACATGGGAGGAACCAATGATAAAATCAAAGGAATATTGCCTGGTCAAATTGCTGAGACGTTCCGATAAATGAGGCTGTAAGCCTAATTCTATTCCGGCAAGTACTTCTATTTTATCTTTATAACGTTCCCTTAAGAGTTGAATCTGGTCGAAATAAACTTCAGGATCGAAGATAAATTCACTTGGATTAGGATAATCATAGTCCATGTGATCGGTAAAGCATAGCCTCTTAAGACCCAGCTGGAGTGCCTTCTCTATCATATGTTCCATTGGGGTATTCGAATCTGTTGAAAAAACAGAATGAACATGATAATCAGCCAATATCATAGCATTCCCTCTTTCTGTGCTGCATATTGTAATTGATCAGTCAGTGTGCGCAGCACTAGCACTTACTGAAGAGTGAATGGATTAGACTTACTCCACTCTTATATTATTGCACCTGGGTTATTCCTGTAATGTCCGTGGGAGAGAGTAAGGAGTAGTTGGTATAATACACAACAAAGCCAGGCTTTCCTCCGCTTGGTTTCTTAATATTCTTCTTCAGAGTATAATCAACTTCAACCTTCTCGGCATCTCTTGCACTGGAGTAATAAGCTGCGAGTCTGGCAGCCTCTTCGAAGGTTCGGTCAGGAAGCTCTGAACCGCCAGCCTTCACGATAACATGGGAGCCCGCCGTCTTCTTGGCATGGAACCACCAGTCACCGCCATCTGCAAACTGGAAGGTTAGTTCATCGTTCTGAAAATTGTTCTTACCAACATACATGTGGTAACCATCAGAAGAGATATAATGAAGCGGCTTGCTCTTTCCGTTTGACTTCTTAGTGGATGATTTCTTTTCTAATTGCCGATTACCACTGACAAATTTCCGTTTCACATATCCGAACTCCGTAAGCTCCCGCTTAAGTTCTGCTAAGTCATTTTCATCAGTGGCAATATCCAATGCATTTTTTATGGATTCCAAATGAGTAAGCTCATCCTGGGTTTCCTGTATCTGAGTACTTAATGCATCGAAGGTACGTTTTAGCTTATTATACTTTTCAAAGTATTGCTTTGCGTTTTCCATGGCGGACATGGTTGGATCAAGTGGAATATTGATCTCCTTGTTATCATAATAGTTGAGTGCAGTGAGAACCTTAGCGCCCGGTTCACATTCATAACCGTAGGCTGTAATCAGTTCTCCGTATACCTTGTATTTATCCTTCTTTTCCGTATCCTTTAATTGCTTCCGTTGTAAATCGTATTTTTTAGCGGCACGGTCTATGGCATTGGACACTACCTTTCTTAAATCAGCCGACTTTTGCCGGATTCTTGCAACAGAGTTCTTAGCAGCATAATATGCCTCAAGAAGTGATGAGATGGAAGAGAAGGTTTGCACCTCATGACTTTTATAACAAGTCAGCGTCACACTTGAGAATTCCACAGGGGTACCATTTAGTGAAACAATATTCGGGTAGAACATGCCGTCTTTAATGTCTTCAATCAGGCGTTCCAATGTTTTGTATAGGTGTAGTCCTGCCACTTCGCTGAGAGCTTCCGTGGGTTCCTCTGCGTCAAGGGAAGCACGGCAACAGAGCTCATTGGCGATGAGGGGACTAATTCCGGTTAATGTATTATAGAGTGCTTTACCAATCGGAAGGGGCTTTTTAAGAACCGTAGATTGGAAAACCTCATAAGTAATCGTAAGTGGGTCATACTTTTCAGTAGTAGCCGGAATAAAGTAATCTCTTCCGGGCAATACCTCACGAACAGAACTCACGAATTGATTAATACGCTTAATACTGTCCAGTATTACCAGGTTCTCATCACAGAATATAATATTACTGTGCTTTCCCATTAACTCAACAATGAGATATTTCACTTGCAGATCACCCAGCTCGTCCAGGTGTTCCAGCTTGAAATTTACGATGCGTTCCAGACCCGGTTGTGAGATTTCAAGAATCTTAGCACCATTAAGATGCTTCCGAAGTAGCATGCAAAAGTTCGGTGCGGCCATCGGACTTGGCTTTGATTGTTCGGTTAAATAAATAAGCGGGAGACCAGCTCCGGCTGAAAGCAGTAATTTATATTGCTCCCGGGACTGCCCCTTTATTGTCAGG
The nucleotide sequence above comes from Variimorphobacter saccharofermentans. Encoded proteins:
- a CDS encoding histidinol-phosphatase HisJ family protein, producing the protein MILADYHVHSVFSTDSNTPMEHMIEKALQLGLKRLCFTDHMDYDYPNPSEFIFDPEVYFDQIQLLRERYKDKIEVLAGIELGLQPHLSERLSNLTRQYSFDFIIGSSHVVDHWDPYYPEYWENRSNEDGIRRYFESIIENCKAYQGFHVYGHLDYIIRYVPTTTSKSASYSYSDYAELLDEVLKTIISYGKGIEINTAGLKYGLDYAHPIPDVLKRYKELGGELITIGSDAHKPEHLCYDFHVIPSYLKELGFQYYANFVEGKPVFEKLS
- a CDS encoding Rqc2 family fibronectin-binding protein, encoding MALDGVVIANLVKELQDTLLGGRISKIAQPEKDELLLTIKGQSREQYKLLLSAGAGLPLIYLTEQSKPSPMAAPNFCMLLRKHLNGAKILEISQPGLERIVNFKLEHLDELGDLQVKYLIVELMGKHSNIIFCDENLVILDSIKRINQFVSSVREVLPGRDYFIPATTEKYDPLTITYEVFQSTVLKKPLPIGKALYNTLTGISPLIANELCCRASLDAEEPTEALSEVAGLHLYKTLERLIEDIKDGMFYPNIVSLNGTPVEFSSVTLTCYKSHEVQTFSSISSLLEAYYAAKNSVARIRQKSADLRKVVSNAIDRAAKKYDLQRKQLKDTEKKDKYKVYGELITAYGYECEPGAKVLTALNYYDNKEINIPLDPTMSAMENAKQYFEKYNKLKRTFDALSTQIQETQDELTHLESIKNALDIATDENDLAELKRELTEFGYVKRKFVSGNRQLEKKSSTKKSNGKSKPLHYISSDGYHMYVGKNNFQNDELTFQFADGGDWWFHAKKTAGSHVIVKAGGSELPDRTFEEAARLAAYYSSARDAEKVEVDYTLKKNIKKPSGGKPGFVVYYTNYSLLSPTDITGITQVQ